One part of the Humulus lupulus chromosome 9, drHumLupu1.1, whole genome shotgun sequence genome encodes these proteins:
- the LOC133799843 gene encoding uncharacterized protein LOC133799843: MMDKSWIFQKNRLSVEYFDGLKSFIKLSTLHLNGENNIRCPCVSCMNLYYHDLETIECHIFVKRFYSKYVTWEYHGEDITEVNEDREEVKTNSEEGEISCDSDNEDGDDMIPALEDLANQYHQNSDFVNLGDSNDHNDERNTLPGLFAEAEKELYFRCTTFSILTFIINLMRIKVMCGWTNKSFDLLLDLLWKAFPKDNKIPLAYYEAKKMLHDLGLGYETIHVCEFDCVLYWKENKNAERCPICGHERYKFQGTKSKKIPNKKMQYFLITPHLQRLFMSLHTSSDTRWHMEERVDTEGVLKHLADAEVWKDFDRQYPDFAKESRNVRLGFATDGFNPFGDLSNSYNMWPVLLMPYNKPPWRCMKREFLMMTLLIPGRRAPGKDIDVYLEPLIDGLKELWENGVHTFDIINEEYFTMRVAVLWTINDFPAYGIVSGYNTQGYKAYLVCQDDTSSFRIRGKICFMGHR; this comes from the coding sequence AtgatggataaaagttggattTTCCAAAAGAATAGATTATCTGTGGAGTATTTTGATGGACTTAAGAGTTTTATTAAATTATCAACGCTTCACTTAAATGGTGAAAATAATATTCGATGTCCATGTGTTTCATGTATGAACTTATATTACCATGACTTGGAGACAATTGAGTGTCATATATTCGTAAAGAGATTTTATAGTAAATATGTTACGTGGGAGTATCATGGGGAAGATATCACAGAAGTAAATGAAGACCGAGAGGAAGTAAAAACAAATAGTGAAGAAGGCGAAATATCATGTGATAGTGATAATGAAGACGGTGACGATATGATACCAGCATTAGAAGATTTAGCTAATCAATATCATCAGAATAGTGATTTTGTGAACCTTGGAGATTCAAATGACCACAACGATGAAAGGAATACATTGCCTGGCTTATTTGCTGAAGCAGAAAAAGAGTTGTATTTTAGATGCACAACATTCTCAATCTTaacatttattattaatttaatgcgCATTAAAGTTATGTGTGGTTGGACCAACAAATCATTTGACTTGTTGCTTGACTTACTTTGGAAAGCATTTCCCAAAGACAATAAGATTCCACTGGCTTATTATGAGGCTAAGAAAATGTTGCATGATCTTGGTTTAGGGTATGAAACTATTCATGTATgtgagtttgattgtgttttaTATTGGAAAGAGAATAAAAATGCTGAAAGATGTCCTATATGTGGTCATGAACGATACAAATTCCAAGGAACTAAAAGTAAGAAGATTCCGAACAAAAAGATGCAATATTTTCTTATAACTCCACATTTGCAACGACTTTTTATGTCTCTACATACATCATCTGATACGAGGTGGCATATGGAAGAACGTGTTGATACTGAAGGTGTACTTAAACACCTAGCAGATGCagaggtttggaaggattttgatAGACAATATCCTGATTTTGCAAAAGAGTCTAGAAATGTTAGGTTGGGATTTGCAACAGATGGGTTCAATCCGTTTGGTGATTTATCAAACTCGTACAACATGTGGCCAGTGTTGCTAATGCCATATAACAAGCCACCATGGAGATGTATGAAACGAGAATTCTTAATGATGACATTACTAATTCCAGGACGTCGTGCTCCAGGTAAAGACATAGATGTCTATTTAGAACCTTTGATCGATGGGCTTAAAGAACTATGGGAAAATGGAGTACATACTTTTGATATTATCAATGAAGAATATTTTACCATGCGTGTTGCAGTATTGTGGACaataaatgattttccagcatatggtatTGTATCTGGGTATAACACTCAAGGGTATAAGGCTTATCTTGTTTGTCAGGATGACACATCTTCATTTCGAATAAGAGGAAAAATATGTTTTATGGGTCATCGTTGA